A single Tuberibacillus sp. Marseille-P3662 DNA region contains:
- a CDS encoding acyl-CoA dehydrogenase, protein MDFEYSDKVKQLQAKLNDFMEDVVYPNETTYKEQLDTGNNRWEIPPVMEEMKTKAKASGLWNLFLPDSEYGSGLTNLEYAPLCEIMGRSPIAPEIFNCAAPDTGNMEVLARYGSPQQQEQWLKPLLEGDIRSCFSMTEPQVASSDATNVQGSIEKDGDHYVINARKWWSSGAGDPRCQISIFMGKTNPSAPRHEQQSMILVPMDTPGVNILRTLPVFGYDDAPHGHAEIEFNNVRVPASNVIWNEGKGFAIAQGRLGPGRIHHCMRLIGAAERALELMVKRVKEREAFGKSLADQGVIRERIAESRIDIEQARLLTLKAAHMMDTVGNKEAKGEIAMIKVIAPNMALRVIDRAIQAYGAAGVSDDFPLAASWASSRTLRLADGPDEVHRNAIAKLELKKYADQPSVQR, encoded by the coding sequence TTGGACTTTGAGTATTCCGACAAGGTTAAGCAATTGCAGGCCAAACTGAATGATTTTATGGAGGACGTTGTCTATCCAAATGAAACAACGTATAAAGAACAGCTGGATACTGGCAACAACCGTTGGGAGATTCCACCCGTTATGGAAGAAATGAAGACAAAGGCAAAAGCGAGCGGTCTTTGGAATCTATTTCTGCCTGACAGTGAATACGGTTCCGGACTGACGAACTTAGAATACGCCCCTTTATGTGAAATCATGGGACGTTCACCGATTGCTCCGGAAATATTCAATTGCGCCGCACCGGACACTGGTAACATGGAAGTTCTGGCCCGTTATGGCTCACCACAGCAACAAGAACAATGGCTGAAGCCACTGCTTGAAGGTGATATTCGGTCCTGTTTTTCAATGACAGAACCGCAGGTCGCTTCTTCCGATGCAACAAATGTTCAAGGGAGTATAGAGAAGGATGGTGACCATTACGTCATCAATGCCCGAAAATGGTGGTCTTCCGGTGCAGGGGATCCGCGCTGCCAAATATCCATCTTTATGGGTAAAACGAATCCATCGGCACCAAGACATGAACAACAATCGATGATTCTTGTTCCAATGGATACACCTGGCGTTAACATCTTACGGACATTACCGGTCTTTGGGTATGATGATGCTCCGCACGGTCATGCTGAAATTGAGTTTAATAACGTTCGTGTTCCTGCTTCTAATGTGATTTGGAATGAAGGGAAAGGATTTGCGATTGCCCAAGGGCGTCTGGGACCTGGGAGGATTCACCATTGTATGCGTTTAATTGGTGCTGCCGAACGTGCGCTTGAACTGATGGTCAAACGTGTCAAAGAGCGCGAAGCTTTTGGCAAATCTCTCGCTGATCAAGGTGTTATTCGTGAGCGTATTGCCGAATCCCGCATCGATATTGAGCAGGCGAGGTTGTTAACATTAAAGGCTGCGCACATGATGGATACGGTCGGCAACAAAGAAGCTAAAGGAGAGATTGCGATGATCAAGGTCATTGCACCGAATATGGCTCTCCGTGTGATTGACCGGGCTATCCAAGCTTATGGCGCCGCAGGGGTGAGTGATGACTTTCCACTGGCAGCCAGTTGGGCGTCATCCAGAACCTTGCGATTGGCTGATGGTCCCGATGAAGTCCACCGGAATGCCATCGCAAAACTGGAACTGAAAAAATATGCTGATCAACCATCAGTACAAAGGTAG
- a CDS encoding SDR family oxidoreductase: MHINQLFDLKGKTAIVTGGGRGLGEQIATALAEAGANIVLGSRKLEPCQEVSEKIKDIGVDSFACQCDVTNADDINNIVAKTKEHFGTIDILVNNSGATWGAPVVDMPADKWDKVMNVNARGTFLMSQAAGKVMIEQGGGRIINIASVAGLGGAFPESLDAIGYNSSKGAVITFTKDLAVKWARHNINVNAIAPGFFPTKMSKGVLEKGGDEILKGTPLNRFGSDHDMKGAALFLASDASSYVTGQVLAVDGGSSAT; encoded by the coding sequence ATGCATATCAATCAATTATTTGATTTAAAAGGCAAAACCGCCATTGTAACCGGAGGTGGCCGCGGTTTGGGTGAACAAATAGCAACCGCCTTAGCTGAGGCAGGAGCCAATATTGTCCTAGGATCACGCAAACTGGAACCCTGTCAGGAGGTGAGTGAGAAAATAAAGGACATTGGTGTTGATTCATTCGCATGTCAGTGTGATGTCACGAACGCTGATGATATTAACAACATCGTTGCGAAAACGAAAGAGCATTTCGGGACTATTGATATCTTGGTTAACAATAGTGGAGCAACTTGGGGAGCCCCTGTGGTTGATATGCCGGCGGATAAATGGGATAAGGTGATGAATGTTAATGCAAGAGGAACATTTTTGATGTCACAGGCTGCCGGCAAAGTTATGATCGAGCAAGGTGGCGGTAGAATCATTAACATTGCCTCGGTCGCAGGTCTAGGCGGAGCTTTTCCGGAATCCCTTGATGCTATCGGATACAATTCCAGCAAAGGTGCAGTGATAACGTTTACCAAAGATTTAGCCGTCAAATGGGCCCGCCATAACATTAATGTTAATGCGATTGCTCCCGGATTTTTCCCAACCAAAATGTCTAAAGGTGTGCTTGAGAAGGGCGGGGATGAAATCCTCAAAGGGACGCCGTTAAACCGGTTTGGCTCAGACCATGATATGAAAGGCGCGGCCTTATTCCTTGCATCTGATGCCTCAAGCTACGTCACTGGGCAAGTATTGGCAGTCGATGGCGGTTCAAGCGCGACATAA
- a CDS encoding thiolase family protein, producing the protein MTRDAVIVSAVRTAVAKNGGALASVPPHEYAAEVVKEAINRAMLKPEMIDDVIFGNVLSGGGNIARLTALQTGLGLDLPGLTIDRQCGSGINAINLAAQAIKAGDGDVFIAGGVESYSQAPYLMAKQHKLYSVQPPQFKKPQLSPRDIGDPPMGITAENLAEKYNISREEQDEFAYHSQMKMARAMDEGRFTEQIVPISVPQKKKDPHHFEIDEHPRPQTTKEGLKALSPAFLEGGSVSAGNSSGLNDAAAAVVVMSREKANELGLKPLAVIRQHAVAGVDPTIMGIGPVPATRKVLDKIGLTLNDMDLIEINEAFAAQVIACDRELHMDSNKVNVNGGAIAHGHPLGATGAILATKAVYELRRANGRFALVTACIGGGQGIATILERDSDSY; encoded by the coding sequence ATGACACGTGATGCTGTGATTGTGAGCGCGGTCAGGACAGCTGTGGCCAAAAATGGTGGCGCATTAGCGTCGGTTCCACCGCATGAGTACGCGGCGGAAGTGGTAAAGGAAGCGATTAACAGAGCCATGCTTAAACCGGAAATGATTGACGATGTTATTTTTGGAAACGTTCTCAGTGGTGGTGGAAATATTGCGCGGCTTACTGCTCTGCAAACTGGATTGGGACTCGATCTTCCAGGGTTAACCATAGACCGGCAGTGTGGATCAGGGATTAATGCCATCAATTTGGCGGCACAGGCTATCAAAGCGGGAGATGGTGACGTTTTTATTGCTGGGGGCGTCGAAAGTTATAGTCAAGCGCCTTATCTTATGGCGAAACAACACAAATTGTACAGCGTACAGCCGCCTCAATTCAAAAAACCCCAGTTATCTCCGCGTGACATTGGTGATCCGCCAATGGGCATCACGGCTGAGAATCTAGCTGAAAAATACAATATCAGTCGTGAAGAGCAAGATGAGTTTGCCTACCATAGTCAAATGAAAATGGCGCGTGCCATGGATGAAGGGCGATTTACTGAACAGATTGTTCCTATTTCCGTACCACAAAAGAAAAAAGATCCCCATCATTTTGAAATCGATGAACACCCCCGTCCACAGACGACAAAAGAAGGGCTTAAAGCATTATCCCCGGCGTTTCTAGAAGGTGGAAGTGTTTCGGCTGGTAACAGTTCAGGCTTGAATGACGCGGCTGCAGCGGTTGTTGTTATGTCGCGTGAAAAGGCTAATGAGTTAGGCCTTAAACCGCTCGCTGTCATTCGACAGCATGCCGTTGCAGGTGTGGATCCGACTATTATGGGAATTGGTCCGGTTCCAGCCACACGAAAAGTTCTTGACAAAATAGGTCTAACACTCAACGACATGGATCTGATCGAAATTAACGAGGCTTTTGCAGCTCAGGTGATCGCTTGCGACCGAGAACTCCATATGGACTCAAACAAAGTTAATGTCAATGGGGGAGCCATTGCTCATGGCCACCCGCTAGGGGCAACGGGAGCGATTCTAGCGACAAAGGCTGTGTATGAATTAAGGCGAGCCAATGGACGCTTTGCCTTAGTGACAGCATGTATCGGGGGTGGTCAAGGAATTGCGACAATCCTAGAGCGAGACAGTGATTCGTATTGA
- a CDS encoding alpha/beta hydrolase, whose product MDHQQEIKHVLDRLSRWEQKIHFHKPTDKNSDIIAYLDYYGFQLENVAFHLGKLEIDGTDIMVQMFSPRESKGTVFLLHGYLDHVGYLQRIIQFLNDHHYSVISYDLQGHGLSEGEKASVDAFSDYVLTLEKLMKKARDEMPDPFYVIGHSTGGAIAINYVLKHRNHRFNKVVLAAPLIRSKYWHLTKLGHTLAKPFPFIDDINRHFRKNSSNQKYLSLAKKDPLQPQAIPLEWVDALIEWNENIQTYTETTLNTCVIQGDEDDTVAQQYNLEFIEDKFQNLQVFHIEKGRHQLFNEQTQIREKVFAIIKQFLLD is encoded by the coding sequence ATGGATCATCAACAGGAAATCAAACATGTTTTAGATCGATTGTCGCGTTGGGAGCAAAAGATTCATTTTCACAAGCCCACTGATAAGAATTCCGATATTATCGCATATCTTGATTACTATGGATTTCAATTAGAGAACGTCGCATTTCACCTTGGGAAGCTGGAGATTGATGGGACAGACATCATGGTGCAAATGTTTTCACCAAGAGAAAGCAAAGGAACCGTTTTCTTATTACATGGTTATTTAGATCATGTCGGCTACTTGCAAAGAATCATTCAATTTTTAAATGACCATCACTATAGTGTGATCAGCTATGATTTGCAGGGTCACGGTCTTTCTGAAGGGGAAAAGGCGTCGGTCGATGCCTTCTCTGATTATGTATTAACCCTTGAAAAACTGATGAAGAAGGCAAGGGATGAAATGCCAGATCCATTTTACGTTATCGGCCATAGTACTGGCGGTGCAATAGCGATCAATTACGTCTTAAAACACCGTAACCATCGTTTCAATAAAGTTGTGTTGGCGGCTCCGCTGATTAGATCAAAGTATTGGCATTTGACAAAATTAGGTCATACTCTAGCGAAGCCATTTCCGTTTATTGACGACATCAACCGACATTTCCGAAAAAACTCATCCAATCAGAAGTACTTATCTTTAGCTAAAAAGGATCCTTTGCAACCCCAAGCGATTCCGCTAGAATGGGTGGATGCCCTTATTGAATGGAACGAGAATATTCAAACCTATACTGAGACGACCTTGAACACTTGTGTGATTCAAGGCGACGAGGACGACACCGTTGCTCAGCAATACAATCTTGAATTTATCGAAGACAAGTTCCAAAATTTACAGGTTTTTCATATAGAAAAAGGCCGGCACCAACTATTCAATGAACAAACACAGATTCGTGAGAAAGTCTTTGCTATCATCAAGCAATTTTTGTTAGATTAA
- a CDS encoding class I SAM-dependent methyltransferase codes for MDIKKQVQKQFGSHSNAYVTSTSHRKGGDLKKLVDLADVTGNEEVLDIATGGGHTANALAPLVHKVTALDLTSKMLSAAEQFIKENGHDNVAFIEGDAEQLPFSDESFDLVTCRIAPHHFPNVERFITEVYRVLSCGGRFLLDDNVAPEDDAFDHFYNTIEKKRDASHYRAWKKTEWLRMLELSGFEIDEVHRFDKSFEFASWCQRMNVSEADQKALNDYMLEVPESVKHQFRFRTNNDQQMISFQGQAIVLKATKPLI; via the coding sequence ATGGATATCAAAAAGCAAGTACAAAAACAATTTGGCAGTCATTCCAATGCTTATGTCACAAGCACAAGCCACAGAAAGGGCGGTGATCTCAAGAAACTTGTGGATTTGGCTGATGTCACTGGGAACGAAGAGGTGCTTGACATCGCGACTGGCGGGGGACATACGGCGAATGCCCTTGCACCTTTGGTTCATAAGGTGACAGCCTTGGATCTAACGTCGAAAATGCTATCGGCAGCTGAACAATTTATTAAGGAAAATGGGCATGATAATGTTGCATTTATCGAAGGTGATGCTGAGCAGCTCCCCTTTTCCGATGAGTCATTCGACTTAGTCACTTGTCGGATCGCTCCGCACCATTTTCCCAACGTCGAAAGATTTATCACTGAAGTCTATCGTGTATTAAGCTGCGGCGGTCGATTCCTGCTGGATGACAATGTCGCTCCTGAGGATGACGCGTTTGATCATTTTTACAACACTATAGAGAAGAAAAGGGACGCAAGCCATTATCGTGCTTGGAAAAAAACCGAATGGCTGCGTATGTTGGAGTTGAGTGGGTTTGAAATTGATGAGGTCCACCGTTTTGATAAATCGTTTGAATTCGCGAGCTGGTGTCAGCGCATGAATGTCTCTGAGGCCGATCAAAAGGCGTTAAACGACTATATGCTCGAAGTCCCGGAATCAGTGAAACATCAATTCCGATTTCGGACGAATAATGATCAACAAATGATCTCATTTCAAGGCCAAGCTATAGTATTAAAGGCAACCAAGCCGTTAATCTAA
- a CDS encoding SDR family oxidoreductase, with the protein MNVLIVGAHGQIGQHIVSLLDKSEHHAKAMIRDESQAPELEKLGAETVVADLEQDFSHALKGCDAVIFTAGSGGHTGPEKTEAVDRQGAMKMVEVAEKQNMDRFILVSSMNADTPDNGPEQMKHYFKAKGDADHKLQSSHLNYTILRPGRLLNEPATGTVTAAEHIDDRSNGIPRADVAQVAVSSLDLENTYHRTFEILSGDVPIDEALKKV; encoded by the coding sequence ATGAACGTATTAATTGTCGGCGCACATGGACAGATCGGACAGCACATTGTATCGCTGCTTGATAAAAGTGAGCATCACGCAAAGGCGATGATTCGCGATGAAAGTCAGGCGCCTGAATTAGAGAAATTAGGAGCAGAGACGGTTGTTGCTGATTTGGAACAAGATTTTTCTCATGCGCTTAAAGGGTGTGATGCGGTGATCTTTACCGCAGGTTCCGGAGGACATACCGGTCCTGAAAAGACCGAGGCGGTGGATCGCCAAGGAGCTATGAAAATGGTTGAAGTGGCGGAAAAGCAAAACATGGATCGCTTCATTCTGGTCAGCTCAATGAACGCGGATACACCTGATAACGGTCCGGAGCAGATGAAACACTACTTCAAAGCAAAGGGAGATGCGGATCATAAGCTGCAATCTAGCCATTTGAACTACACTATTCTCCGTCCCGGAAGATTATTAAACGAGCCTGCTACAGGTACCGTCACAGCAGCAGAACATATTGATGACCGGTCGAACGGCATTCCTCGTGCTGATGTCGCCCAAGTTGCTGTATCGTCGCTTGACCTAGAGAATACTTATCATCGCACATTCGAAATCCTCTCAGGTGATGTTCCAATTGATGAGGCATTGAAAAAGGTTTAA
- the pxpB gene encoding 5-oxoprolinase subunit PxpB, whose protein sequence is MDYHFYPLGDQAVMIELGKTINIETQQKVKTVAAYFDEHPIDWFIEYVPAFTTVTVFYDPIKILDIHNLDSINLPYNVVCEYLEAILTPLVVGEASKPRVVDIPVYYGGEAGSDIEYVAEHNGLTVDEVIDIHSGGDYLVYMIGFAPGFPYIGGMSESLATPRRSSPRTRIPAGSVGIAGRQTGVYPIETPGGWQLIGKTPLKLFQPNKSIPSLLQAGDHIRFKPISFQEYQQWEENSD, encoded by the coding sequence ATGGACTATCATTTCTATCCATTAGGTGATCAGGCAGTCATGATTGAACTCGGGAAAACGATCAACATCGAAACGCAGCAAAAAGTCAAAACAGTGGCCGCTTATTTTGACGAGCATCCTATTGATTGGTTCATAGAATACGTCCCTGCCTTTACAACGGTGACCGTCTTTTATGACCCAATAAAAATATTGGACATACACAATCTTGATTCTATCAATCTACCTTACAATGTTGTGTGTGAATATCTCGAGGCCATATTAACACCTTTAGTAGTCGGTGAAGCCTCTAAGCCCAGAGTAGTTGACATCCCTGTCTACTATGGCGGGGAAGCTGGATCTGATATTGAGTATGTGGCGGAGCACAATGGATTAACGGTTGATGAAGTCATCGATATCCATTCGGGCGGCGATTACCTGGTCTATATGATTGGTTTTGCCCCCGGGTTCCCATACATTGGCGGTATGTCTGAATCCCTTGCAACGCCACGCCGGTCTTCCCCTCGTACGAGAATACCTGCTGGCTCCGTTGGGATTGCCGGGAGACAGACAGGCGTTTATCCCATTGAAACACCTGGGGGCTGGCAGCTGATTGGAAAAACCCCGCTAAAGTTATTTCAGCCCAATAAATCCATCCCGAGTCTATTACAAGCGGGAGACCATATTCGATTTAAGCCAATAAGCTTTCAAGAATATCAACAGTGGGAGGAGAATAGCGATTGA
- a CDS encoding biotin-dependent carboxyltransferase family protein, giving the protein MININKPGLLTSIQDLGRHGLQKYGVIMSGVMDQMSHRIANLLVGNEENEATIEMTLLGPTLQFEMDSLIAICGGDLSPTIDGEPVRLWRSIFIKKGSELRLGRCQSGCRAYLAVAGGYKISSVMGSQSTYLRAEIGGLKGRALQTGDQIHFGKPSNLSTQIMDDLKTHLGNQRFIETDWSVTSELIPIDKTPHPIRVMKGRQYHLFTRESQENLFSESFEITPQSDRMGYRLKGSKLHLESKGDMISEAVSFGTIQVPAEGQPIVLLADRQTTGGYPKIGQVATVDLPYMAQLKPGDKVSFMEISLEAAQRLYLEQERKIQQLAQGITIKIR; this is encoded by the coding sequence TTGATTAACATCAACAAACCAGGTCTGCTGACAAGCATTCAAGATTTGGGACGACACGGTTTACAAAAATATGGTGTCATCATGAGCGGTGTGATGGATCAAATGTCACATCGTATTGCCAATCTATTAGTGGGTAACGAGGAAAATGAAGCAACCATAGAAATGACACTGTTAGGTCCGACCCTTCAATTTGAAATGGATAGTCTCATTGCCATTTGCGGTGGCGACTTATCACCAACAATTGATGGTGAGCCTGTTCGCTTATGGCGATCGATTTTTATTAAAAAAGGCAGTGAGTTGCGCTTAGGGCGCTGCCAATCAGGGTGTCGAGCGTATCTTGCCGTTGCAGGCGGTTATAAGATATCAAGTGTTATGGGTAGCCAGTCCACCTACCTTAGAGCTGAAATCGGCGGATTGAAAGGCCGTGCATTACAAACAGGTGATCAAATCCATTTCGGTAAGCCCAGCAATTTATCAACGCAAATCATGGACGATCTTAAGACTCATTTGGGAAATCAACGTTTTATCGAAACGGATTGGTCAGTCACATCCGAACTGATTCCCATAGATAAAACACCCCATCCAATCCGGGTCATGAAAGGCAGACAATATCACTTATTTACGCGTGAGAGCCAAGAGAATCTATTTTCTGAATCGTTTGAGATCACACCTCAATCTGATCGTATGGGGTATCGTTTGAAAGGATCTAAGTTGCATCTAGAATCAAAGGGAGACATGATATCGGAGGCCGTCAGTTTTGGAACCATTCAAGTACCCGCTGAAGGACAACCGATTGTGCTTCTAGCTGACCGGCAGACCACCGGCGGCTATCCTAAAATCGGCCAAGTCGCCACCGTTGATCTGCCCTATATGGCACAATTAAAACCCGGTGATAAGGTGTCATTTATGGAAATATCTCTCGAGGCGGCCCAACGTCTTTATTTGGAACAAGAAAGAAAAATTCAACAGCTGGCGCAAGGCATTACGATCAAAATACGATAA
- a CDS encoding 5-oxoprolinase subunit PxpA, with protein MPTVDLNCDMGESFGVYKKGTDEAILDFVTSANIACGFHAGDTATMRQTVQMALEKNVGIGAHPGLQDLVGFGRRNIDISPQDAYNLVVYQIGALNAFVTSEGGELQHVKPHGALFNMAAKSTSLSEAIAEAIYKVNPELILFGLAGSELVKAGKKIGLRSASEVFSDRTYQADGSLTSRQESDALITDSEVAINQVIRMAKESLVTSVQGSDVLIQADTVCIHGDGASALDFAKYIRQALEKADIAVTKISDIIK; from the coding sequence ATGCCTACAGTTGATTTAAATTGCGATATGGGTGAAAGCTTTGGCGTCTACAAGAAAGGGACAGATGAAGCGATTTTAGACTTTGTAACATCTGCCAACATTGCCTGTGGTTTTCACGCCGGCGACACAGCGACCATGCGGCAAACCGTTCAAATGGCCTTAGAGAAAAATGTGGGTATTGGTGCTCATCCCGGTCTACAAGATTTGGTTGGTTTTGGGCGGCGCAATATTGATATTTCACCGCAAGACGCTTATAATCTCGTAGTTTATCAGATTGGCGCGTTAAATGCCTTTGTTACGTCCGAAGGTGGCGAGCTTCAACACGTTAAGCCGCACGGAGCTTTATTTAATATGGCAGCCAAAAGCACGTCACTATCAGAAGCGATTGCCGAGGCCATCTATAAGGTTAATCCTGAATTAATTTTGTTCGGATTAGCAGGAAGTGAACTCGTCAAAGCAGGTAAAAAAATCGGACTGCGTTCAGCCAGCGAAGTGTTCTCAGACCGGACTTATCAAGCAGATGGATCGTTAACATCGAGACAGGAATCTGATGCCCTTATCACAGACTCTGAAGTCGCCATTAATCAAGTGATTCGAATGGCTAAGGAAAGCCTAGTGACATCTGTTCAGGGATCTGATGTCTTAATTCAAGCAGACACCGTTTGCATCCATGGTGATGGCGCCAGTGCCTTAGACTTTGCGAAATATATCCGCCAAGCCCTAGAAAAAGCAGATATTGCTGTGACCAAAATTAGCGACATCATAAAATAA
- a CDS encoding NRAMP family divalent metal transporter codes for MPKKTNISLLLGAAFLMATSAIGPGFLTQTTKFTETLAASFGFVILISIIIDIGAQLNIWRIIAVAEKRAQDIANLVLPGLGYFLAALVVAGGLAFNIGNIAGAGLGLNVLFGVSPKIGALLSGIVAIGIFLVREAGKMMDRFTQILGIIMIGLTIYVMFSSHPPVGEAVRQTFVPDTIDILSIITLVGGTVGGYITFAGGHRLLESGVKGKQAIPEVTRSSITAISVASIMRIFLFLATLGVVAQGLQLDPSNPPASVFQLAAGNMGYKIFGVVMWAAAVTSVVGAAYTSVSFIRTFNQSLEKYHKWLIIAFITVSTLVFALIGEPVKVLILVGSLNGLILPIALGVMLVAAHKPKIVGNYKHPLWMTIFGVFIVIAMACMGIYSLINGIPKLF; via the coding sequence ATGCCAAAGAAAACAAATATCAGCTTACTCTTAGGGGCAGCATTCCTGATGGCAACTTCCGCGATCGGTCCCGGATTTTTAACCCAAACCACAAAATTTACTGAAACATTGGCGGCAAGTTTCGGTTTTGTCATTTTAATATCCATTATTATTGATATCGGTGCCCAATTAAATATTTGGCGCATTATTGCCGTAGCCGAAAAGAGAGCCCAAGATATCGCCAATCTTGTTTTACCAGGGTTGGGCTATTTCCTTGCTGCATTGGTGGTTGCCGGTGGTCTCGCTTTTAATATTGGTAACATTGCCGGTGCAGGACTTGGCCTTAATGTGTTATTTGGTGTCTCCCCGAAAATAGGTGCCTTATTGAGCGGGATTGTTGCCATCGGTATCTTCCTTGTTCGTGAAGCTGGCAAAATGATGGATCGTTTTACACAAATTCTTGGGATCATCATGATCGGACTGACCATCTATGTGATGTTCTCTTCCCACCCACCCGTTGGAGAAGCGGTCCGCCAAACCTTTGTACCAGATACCATCGATATTCTGTCAATTATTACACTTGTCGGTGGAACGGTTGGCGGCTATATTACCTTCGCTGGCGGACACCGTTTATTAGAGTCAGGTGTCAAAGGCAAACAAGCCATTCCTGAGGTGACGAGAAGTTCGATAACGGCGATCAGCGTCGCCTCTATCATGCGAATTTTCCTATTTTTAGCGACATTAGGTGTCGTCGCCCAAGGATTACAGCTTGATCCTTCTAACCCACCGGCGTCCGTTTTCCAGTTAGCTGCCGGTAATATGGGCTATAAAATTTTTGGTGTTGTAATGTGGGCAGCGGCCGTTACTTCGGTTGTTGGAGCCGCTTATACGTCGGTTTCCTTTATCCGCACTTTTAATCAGAGCCTTGAAAAGTATCATAAATGGCTGATTATTGCTTTTATCACGGTATCCACTTTAGTCTTTGCCCTGATCGGTGAACCTGTGAAAGTTTTAATTCTAGTTGGCTCCTTAAACGGGTTGATCCTCCCTATTGCCTTAGGGGTCATGTTGGTTGCGGCTCACAAGCCTAAAATTGTAGGTAACTATAAGCATCCCCTATGGATGACGATTTTTGGTGTATTTATCGTGATTGCTATGGCTTGTATGGGCATTTACTCATTAATTAACGGTATTCCGAAACTGTTCTAA
- a CDS encoding cation:proton antiporter has product MLILELAIILIAAKLAGNLSVKLGQPSVLGQLMVGILIGPAILGWVDKNHFIEEISTLGVILLMFIAGLETDLKEFKKSIKASTFVGFGGIILPFVGGYYSGTLLGLTLFESLFFGLVLTATSVSITVQVLREMDKLKTKEGMTILGAAVLDDIAVIILLAFLMSFMGGEVSLTMVVVKKVMFFSIAILVAWKGVPWAMRILSQMKVPQAPVGAALIICLLFAFFAEYTGVAEIIGAYLAGIAIGMTNFQKEMIEKIEVLSYSFFVPIFFVGIGFAADLNGLGGYVWMIIGLSMLAIFAKLIGSGFGAKLAGLGWLGSLRVGAGMVSRGEVALILAALGLEQQLISSEMFTVLIIVILVTTIVTPPLLKLFFKEEKVQQEVNISSQL; this is encoded by the coding sequence ATGTTAATCTTGGAATTGGCGATTATTTTAATTGCCGCTAAGCTAGCCGGGAACCTAAGCGTCAAGCTTGGTCAGCCGTCCGTTTTAGGGCAATTAATGGTTGGTATATTAATAGGCCCTGCCATCCTTGGCTGGGTCGATAAAAACCATTTTATAGAGGAAATTAGTACGCTCGGCGTGATCCTGCTTATGTTTATTGCCGGTCTGGAAACAGATCTTAAAGAATTTAAAAAGAGTATTAAGGCATCCACGTTCGTAGGCTTTGGCGGCATCATCCTCCCATTTGTCGGCGGTTACTATTCAGGCACGCTTCTAGGCCTCACGTTATTCGAATCGTTATTTTTCGGTCTCGTTTTGACGGCTACAAGTGTAAGTATTACTGTGCAAGTGTTGCGAGAGATGGACAAATTAAAAACAAAAGAAGGCATGACGATTCTTGGTGCCGCCGTCTTAGATGATATTGCCGTCATTATCCTGCTCGCTTTCCTCATGAGCTTTATGGGCGGGGAAGTCAGCCTGACAATGGTCGTCGTTAAAAAAGTAATGTTTTTTTCTATTGCTATTCTAGTGGCTTGGAAAGGTGTCCCTTGGGCAATGAGGATCTTGTCCCAGATGAAAGTCCCGCAGGCACCGGTTGGAGCGGCACTGATCATCTGCCTGCTATTCGCCTTCTTTGCTGAGTATACAGGGGTCGCCGAGATCATCGGTGCTTACCTAGCGGGCATTGCCATTGGTATGACCAACTTCCAAAAAGAAATGATTGAAAAAATTGAGGTCCTCAGTTATTCCTTTTTCGTCCCCATTTTCTTTGTCGGAATTGGATTCGCCGCTGATTTGAATGGACTCGGTGGCTACGTCTGGATGATCATCGGTCTGAGTATGCTCGCGATCTTCGCCAAACTTATCGGTAGTGGATTTGGCGCGAAACTGGCCGGCCTCGGATGGTTAGGTTCGTTGAGAGTTGGCGCCGGCATGGTCTCCCGCGGTGAAGTAGCCTTAATTTTGGCTGCTCTCGGACTTGAACAACAACTCATAAGTTCGGAAATGTTCACAGTGTTAATCATCGTCATATTAGTCACTACCATCGTAACCCCGCCGCTCTTGAAGCTCTTCTTTAAAGAAGAAAAGGTTCAGCAGGAAGTCAATATATCAAGTCAGCTTTAA